A genomic stretch from Theobroma cacao cultivar B97-61/B2 chromosome 4, Criollo_cocoa_genome_V2, whole genome shotgun sequence includes:
- the LOC18602290 gene encoding uncharacterized protein LOC18602290 isoform X2 codes for MQGILSLHKLITIEVTSIRKGMLDGIYDTIQAIRQFELTNTADNKSGYESIDVEPSEKDASLLVRRHYELDILSSIVHQVREVSGTGSESRRTIHSSKRTESDQNSMNRDAGGFWC; via the exons ATGCAGGGGATTCTATCTCTTCACAAGCTTATAACCATTGAA GTGACATCTATCAGAAAAGGAATGTTGGATGGCATCTATGATACCATCCAAGCCATCAGACAATTTGAATTGACTAACACAGCTGATAATAAATCTGGATATGAAAGCATTGATGTTGAACCAAGTGAGAAGGATGCATCGCTCCTCGTACGCAGACATT ATGAGTTGGACATCTTAAGCTCCATAGTTCATCAAGTCAGGGAGGTCAGTGGTACTGGTTCTGAAAGCAGGAGGACCATCCATTCATCTAAAAGAACAGAATCAGATCAGAATAGCATGAATAGAGATGCTGGTGGATTCTG GTGTTAA
- the LOC18602290 gene encoding uncharacterized protein LOC18602290 isoform X1 — protein sequence MQGILSLHKLITIEGRVTSIRKGMLDGIYDTIQAIRQFELTNTADNKSGYESIDVEPSEKDASLLVRRHYELDILSSIVHQVREVSGTGSESRRTIHSSKRTESDQNSMNRDAGGFWC from the exons ATGCAGGGGATTCTATCTCTTCACAAGCTTATAACCATTGAAGGAAGG GTGACATCTATCAGAAAAGGAATGTTGGATGGCATCTATGATACCATCCAAGCCATCAGACAATTTGAATTGACTAACACAGCTGATAATAAATCTGGATATGAAAGCATTGATGTTGAACCAAGTGAGAAGGATGCATCGCTCCTCGTACGCAGACATT ATGAGTTGGACATCTTAAGCTCCATAGTTCATCAAGTCAGGGAGGTCAGTGGTACTGGTTCTGAAAGCAGGAGGACCATCCATTCATCTAAAAGAACAGAATCAGATCAGAATAGCATGAATAGAGATGCTGGTGGATTCTG GTGTTAA
- the LOC18602290 gene encoding uncharacterized protein LOC18602290 isoform X3, translating into MTAVTSIRKGMLDGIYDTIQAIRQFELTNTADNKSGYESIDVEPSEKDASLLVRRHYELDILSSIVHQVREVSGTGSESRRTIHSSKRTESDQNSMNRDAGGFWC; encoded by the exons ATGACTGCG GTGACATCTATCAGAAAAGGAATGTTGGATGGCATCTATGATACCATCCAAGCCATCAGACAATTTGAATTGACTAACACAGCTGATAATAAATCTGGATATGAAAGCATTGATGTTGAACCAAGTGAGAAGGATGCATCGCTCCTCGTACGCAGACATT ATGAGTTGGACATCTTAAGCTCCATAGTTCATCAAGTCAGGGAGGTCAGTGGTACTGGTTCTGAAAGCAGGAGGACCATCCATTCATCTAAAAGAACAGAATCAGATCAGAATAGCATGAATAGAGATGCTGGTGGATTCTG GTGTTAA
- the LOC108661793 gene encoding 2-alkenal reductase (NADP(+)-dependent)-like has product MATGAIDEASNMKVILKHHVSGSPQETDMHLTAGTIKLKASGGSNAVVVKNLFLSCDPYMIFKMMKLERHYSDSYTPGSPITGYGVAKVLDSAHPDFQKDDLVWGLTGWEEYSLITETNHLFKIQHTDVPLSFYAGILGMPGMTAYIGFYELCSPQKGEYVFVSAACGAVGQLVGQFAKLQGCYVVGSAGSNEKVDLLKNKFGFDEAFNYKEEPDFTATLKRFFPEGIDIYFDNVGGKMLDAVLLNLRVRARIAVCGMISQYNLEQPEGVHNLTSIVMKQARMQGYLVFEYYHLYPKYLEMILPKIREEKVVYVEDIADGLENAPAALVGLFSGRNIGKQVVAVNCL; this is encoded by the exons ATGGCGACGGGAGCCATTGATGAAGCAAGCAACATGAAGGTGATATTGAAACACCATGTATCAGGTTCTCCACAAGAAACAGATATGCACTTGACTGCAGGGACCATCAAACTAAAAGCATCAGGGGGCTCCAACGCAGTTGTTGTCAAGAATCTTTTTCTCTCCTGTGATCCCTAcatgattttcaaaatgaTGAAGCTCGAAAGACATTATTCTGACTCTTACACACCTGGTTCA CCTATAACTGGATATGGCGTGGCTAAAGTTTTAGATTCTGCACATCCAGACTTCCAAAAGGATGATTTGGTTTGGGGATTAACTGGTTGGGAAGAGTATAGTCTGATTACGGAGACAAATCACCTGTTCAAAATTCAACACACAGATGTGCCTCTTTCCTTCTATGCTGGAATTCTTG GTATGCCTGGTATGACTGCATATATTGGTTTCTATGAGCTTTGTTCTCCTCAGAAAGGAGAATATGTCTTTGTTTCAGCAGCATGTGGTGCAGTTGGTCAGCTTGTGGGGCAGTTCGCAAAGCTGCAAGGGTGCTATGTCGTTGGTAGTGCTGGAAGTAATGAGAAG GTTGATCTGTTGAAGAACAAATTTGGATTTGATGAGGCTTTCAACTATAAAGAAGAGCCAGACTTTACTGCAACATTGAAAAG GTTCTTTCCTGAAGGCATCGACATTTACTTCGATAACGTGGGAGGAAAGATGCTGGACGCAGTTCTGCTCAACCTGAGAGTCCGTGCTCGCATTGCTGTGTGTGGGATGATCTCTCAGTACAACCTTGAGCAGCCTGAAGGCGTGCACAATTTGACGTCGATCGTGATGAAACAAGCCCGAATGCAAGGATACCTGGTCTTCGAGTACTACCACCTCTATCCAAAGTATCTGGAAATGATATTGCCAAAGATTAGGGAAGAGAAAGTAGTGTACGTGGAAGACATAGCCGACGGCCTCGAGAATGCTCCAGCAGCGCTAGTTGGGCTCTTCAGTGGCCGAAATATTGGAAAACAAGTGGTTGCTGTTAATTGTTTGTGA
- the LOC18602291 gene encoding 2-alkenal reductase (NADP(+)-dependent) translates to MAGGEQVVRNKQVILKNYVTEGLPKESDMEAREGSIQLKVPEGTKDAVVVKNLYLSCDPYMRNRMKKLETSSYVASFETGLPLSGYGVAKVLDSTLPDFKNGEFVWGMTGWEEYSLIIEPDRLFKIQHKDVPLTYYTGLLGMAGMTAYAGFYEVCSPKKGEYVYVSAASGAVGQLVGQFAKLLDCYVVGSAGSKEKVELLKNKFGFDAAFNYKEEPDLDAALKRYFPEGIDIYFENVGGKMLDAVLLNMRVHGRIAACGMISQYNQGRPEGVHNLMHLVGKQVRLQGFLVGDFYHLYPKFLEMIIPYIKEGKIAYVEDIAEGLESAPAALIGLFTGRNVGKQLVVVSHD, encoded by the exons ATGGCCGGTGGTGAGCAAGTGGTAAGGAACAAGCAGGTGATATTGAAGAATTATGTGACTGAGGGTCTCCCCAAAGAATCAGACATGGAAGCAAGAGAAGGTAGCATTCAACTGAAGGTGCCAGAGGGTACTAAAGATGCAGTTGTGGTCAAGAATCTCTACTTGTCTTGTGATCCTTATATGAGAAACCGCATGAAGAAGCTTGAAACATCTTCATATGTGGCTTCTTTTGAGACTGGCTTG CCTCTAAGTGGTTATGGAGTGGCCAAGGTTCTGGATTCTACTCTTCCAGATTTCAAAAATGGCGAGTTTGTTTGGGGGATGACTGGTTGGGAAGAGTATAGTCTCATAATAGAACCAGATCGTTTGTTCAAAATTCAACACAAAGATGTGCCTCTTACCTACTATACTGGACTTCTTG GTATGGCTGGTATGACTGCTTATGCTGGTTTTTATGAGGTTTGCTCCCCTAAGAAAGGAGAGTACGTCTATGTATCAGCAGCATCTGGAGCAGTAGGTCAGCTTGTTGGGCAGTTTGCTAAACTGTTAGACTGCTATGTTGTTGGAAGTGCTGGAAGCAAAGAGAAA GTTGAGTTGTTGAAGAACAAGTTTGGGTTTGATGCGGCTTTCAACTACAAGGAAGAGCCAGACCTGGATGCTGCTTTGAAAAG GTACTTTCCAGAAGGCATTGATATTTACTTTGAAAATGTTGGGGGAAAGATGCTTGATGCAGTGCTACTGAATATGAGGGTCCACGGTCGTATCGCTGCATGTGGAATGATCTCGCAGTACAACCAAGGCCGGCCTGAAGGAGTGCACAACTTGATGCATCTTGTGGGAAAACAAGTTCGCTTGCAAGGATTCCTGGTTGGTGATTTCTATCATCTCTATCCAAagtttcttgaaatgattattCCTTACATCAAAGAAGGAAAGATAGCGTATGTTGAAGACATAGCCGAAGGCCTCGAGAGTGCTCCAGCAGCTCTCATTGGCCTCTTCACTGGTCGCAATGTTGGGAAACAGTTAGTTGTAGTCTCCCATGATTGA